The genomic stretch GGTGAAAAAGACCATGTTGGTGGGGTAGTTATAGACGGAATTCACCACGCAGCCCTTGTCGATGATCTGGAAATCCCAGCCCCGTTTGCGGGCTTCGATTCCGCAGGCCAAGCCGGCTGGTCCGGCTCCGATGATCACCAAATCCAACTTCTCGCTCATTGACATCGAGTCTCCAAATTCACTAGAATGCTTTCTCTTCGGGGCGATTAGCTCAGTTGGTTAGAGCGCCGTCTTCACACGGCGGAGGTCACTGGTTCGAGTCCAGTATCGCCCACCATTTCAGGCACTCGCCCTCCCCTTCGGCTTACTCTCTTTGAGACGCAGCGAGGACTGCGTAGGCTTCAAAAATCCAGAGCACTCATGTTGATCCGCCACCTTAGTCTGGCCCCATTCCAGATGTCAGGCACCTCCATCGCCCGCCCTCCGTAGCCTCTGGCGGAGGAGGGCCCAAGGATGCGCCTCGCACGGGACGTGGCTTGAGCCCCTTTGCTCTCGAGGTTCCTCAGCTTTCGGGGGCGACGGCGCTTAAATTTGCAGCTCGAGGCCGTTGAAGAAGTAGCGCAGTTCGAAGGCTGCCGACTCGGGACTGTCGCTGCCGTGGACGCTGTTGCGCTCGATGCTTTCGGCGTAGAGCTTGCGGATGGTGCCTTCTTCGGCGTCCTCGGGATTGGTGGCCCCCATCAACTGGCGCCAGCGGGCGATGGCGTCCTGGCCGCGCAGGGCCAGCAGCACCACCGGACCTTCGGACATGAATCCGGTCAAGCTGCCGAAGAAGGGGCGTTGGCGGTGAACGTAGTAGAAGCCTTCGGCCTCAGACTTGCTCATGCGCACCATCTTCATGGCTGCGATCTGCAGGTCGTTGTCTTCGATGATTTTGAGGATGTTGCCGATATTGCCCTTGGCCACGGCGTCGGGCTTGACTATGCCTAAAGTCGTCTGAGACATTCTGATTCCTTATCTGGATTCCCTGCGGCGGCCTCAGCTTCGGGCGGCCAGGACTTCTTGAATGGCCGAGCCGATGTCGGCGGGCGACTTGACCACCTGCACGCCGCAGGACTTCATTTTCTTCATCTTGCTCTCGGCCGTACCTTCGCCGCCTGAGATGATGGCTCCGGCGTGGCCCATGCGGCGGCCCGGAGGGGCCGTCTGCCCGGCGATGAAGCCTACCACAGGCTTGCTCATTTGGGCCTGAATGTACTCGGACGCTTCTTCTTCGGCGCTGCCTCCGATCTCGCCGATCATGACCACCGCGTCAGTGTCGGGGTCGGACTGAAAAGCCCGCAGGCAATCGATGAAGCCGGTCCCGATGATGGGATCGCCGCCGATGCCCACGCAGGTGCTTTGACCGATGTCCTTGCCCGTAAGCTGGCCCACGGCCTCGTAGGTGAGGGTTCCGCTGCGGGAGATGATGCCGACCCGTCCCGGCTTGTGGATGTGGCCCGGCATGATGCCGATCTTGCACTCGCCGGGGGTGATGATGCCGGGACAGTTGGGCCCGATCAGGCGCGTCCTGCGGCCCTTTTGATAATGAGCCACCTCCAGCATGTCGCGCACGGGGATGCCCTCGGTGATGCAGACCACCAGGTCGAGATCGGCTTCCACCGCTTCCAGAATGGCGTCGCCCGCGAAGGGGGGCGGGACGAAGATGACGCTGACGTTGGCCTGAGTGGCCTCCTTGGCCTCGGCCACGGTATTGAAGACGGGAATGCCTTCGTGGTCCTGTCCGCCTTTGCCGGGCGTGACGCCGGCGACCACCTGAGTGCCGTACTGGCGGCACTGGGCGGCGTGAAAGCTGCCTTCCCGGCCGGTCAGGCCCTGCACCATAAGTTTCGTATCTTTATCGACCCAAATTGACACGATGCTCCTTTGCTCTTTGGTCGGTGTTGTCTGACGGTCGTGTTCTTCAGGCCGCCTGGCCGGCCAGGCGGACCACCTTTTCGGCGGCGTCGCCCATGCCGTCGGCGACCGCGAAAGACAAGTCGGAATCTTCCAGAATCTGACGCCCCTGTTTGACGTTTGTGCCCTCCAGGCGCACCACGATGGGCAGCTCGACGCCGATTTCCCTGGCGGCGTTGACCACGCCCTTGGCCACCACGTCACAGCGCATGATGCCGCCGAAGATGTTGATCAGCACGGCCTGCACGGCCTCGTCCGAGACGAGGATGCGGAAGGCGTTGGTGATGGCTTCTTCGCTGGCGCCTCCGCCCACGTCGAGGAAATTGGCCGGGTTGCCTCCATGCAGCTTGATGATGTCCATGGTGGCCATGGCCAGTCCGGCGCCGTTGACCATGCAGGCTACGTTGCCGTCCAGCTTGATGTAGCTGAGTCCGAAGCGCGAGGCCTGGATCTCGAGCGGTTCTTCTTCGCTGAAATCGCGGTAGGCCCGGATGGGGGGATGGCGGAAGAGGGCGTTGTCGTCAAAGTTCATCTTGGCGTCCAGGGCGTAGACTTCGCCGTCGCCCGTCACCACCAGGGGATTGATCTCGGCCAGGGAGGCGTCGGTCTCCATGTAGGCCTTAAAGAGACTGTCCATGAACTGCGAGGCCCGGCGCACCGTCTTGCCTTGCAGGCCCAGCCCGAAAGCAATGTGGTTGCTTTGAAAAGGACGCAGTCCCAGTCCGGGATCGATGAATTCCTTGAGGATCTTGTCGGGGCTCTCGGCAGCCACCTTCTCGATCTCGACGCCTCCTTCGCTGCTGCCCATCAGCGCCGGGCAGCGGCGGGAGCGGTCGAGGGTGATGCCCAGGTAGAACTCCTTCTGGATCTCGAGTCCTTCTTCGATGAGGACTTTGCGCACCAGACTTCCCTCGGGACCGGTCTGGTGGGTGACCAGGTTCATGCCCAGGATCTGGCGGGCGGCCTCTTCGGCCTGGCTGGGCGATCGGGCGATCTTGACGCCGCCGCCCTTGCCGCGTCCGCCGGCGTGGATCTGGGCCTTGACGGCCACCGTCCCGCCGAACTCGCGGGCGATTTCGTATGCTTCAGCGGCGTTGTCGGTCACTCGTCCCCGAGGAACCTTGACGCCGTACTCTCTCAGGATCTCTTTGGCCTGATACTCGTGTATCTTCATCGCCCTTATGAAACACGATATACTCGCCCAGTGCAATACGGCACTTGGAAGAGTCCGCTGGGCGTTCGCCAAATGTCCGAGAGCGTGCGCCTCAAGGACGTGCAGTGGGACGGAAGCGGTCAAACTTTAGTGTGGCTGGAGGAGGACTCGGGACGCTCCTCCCTGATGACCTTCGACCCAGACGGAGGCGGTCCGCGGCGCCTCAACATCATGCCCGTCAAGGCCAACGTGGGCTATGGCGGAGGCGATTTCAGCGTGCGCGGACGGCATGTATACTTCTGCTCTCAGGGACGCATTTGGCGGCAAAGCCTGGACGAGCAGGCTCCTCCGACTGCCCTGACGCCGCCTTGGGGACAGGTGGCGGCGCCTGCGGCCTCTTACGATGGACGCTGGGTAGCCTACGTGCACTCCTGCGACGAAGTGGACGTATTGGCGGCCGTGGACTCCCGGGGCTCGCGGTGGCCTCTGAAGGTGGCCCAAGGACGGGATTTCTACCTGCAGCCCACCTGGCATCCTCAAGAGCGCCGCCTGGCCTGGGTGGGGTGGGATCACCCCAACATGCCCTGGGACGGCAGCGGACTCTATTGCGCCCGCGTCCTCCACGAAGACAGCGGCATACGATTGGATGAAGAGCGGCTGCTGCGCGGGGATCCCCGAGGCAATATCGCACTGTCCCAGCCGCTTTTCTCGCCGGATGGACGCCACCTCTGCTTTCTCTCCGACGAGACCGGGTGGACGGTGCCCTGGATGCTCGAGCTGGAGAGCGGAGCCTGCCGGCCGCTGCTGGAGGAAAATGCCGACTTCGGCCCGCCCTCTTGGATCCACGGCATGCGCAGCATGGCCTTCAGCCGTGACGGGCATCACCTCTACCTTGTGCGCAGCCAGGACGCCTCATGCTCGCTGCAATCCCTCGACGTGCAGAGCGGTAGGCTGGAAACCGTGTCCAGCGTCACCGACCGCGCCATCAGCCAGATCGACTGCGGCGAGCAAGGACGGCTGGCCTGGATCGGAAGTTCGCCCCAGCGACCTCAACGCATCGCCACGCGGCGCGGCGACCGGGTGCAATCTTGGCGTCACAGCCGCCCCCAATCGCTTCCCACTGCTTACCTCAGCCACCCCAATCCCCTTCGCATCGAAGCCCCCCATCACGATCCGCGAGTGCCTGACTGGACCCAAGCGCTCTACTATCCGCCAACCCATCCTGACGAGTCGTCGCAAGGCCGGCCACCCGCGATCATCCACTTTCACGGGGGACCCACTTCCCAATCGGCCTCAGAATTCGATGCCGAAGTCCACTTCTACACCAGCCGCGGATTCGCCTATGTGGAACTGAACTACCGCGGCAGTTCAGGTTTCGGCCGCAACTACGCCGACGCCCTCAAAGGGCGCTGGGGAGAACTCGAATTGGAGGATGCGGCCGCGCTGGCCGACTATTTGGCCGAGAATGGACTGGCCCACCCGCGGCGCCTGGCTCTGAGTGGAGGAAGCGCGGGCGGTTTTTCGGCTCTACTCACCATGGCCCGTCACCCCGGGCGTTTTCGGGCCGCGCTGTGCCGCTATCCCGTCACAGACCTCTTTGCACTGGCCTCCCAAACCCACAAGTTCGAACGGCACTATACCGACTCGCTGGTGGGACGCCTGCCGGAAGACGCGCTGCTCTTCCAGCAGCGATCACCCTTGCTGCTGGCTTCGAGGATCGAGGACCCGGTGGCCCTCTTCCAGGGCGATGAAGATCAAGTCGTGCCGCGCAGTCAAGCCGAGTCGCTGGCCGAAACGCTGCGGGAGCAGGGCGTCCCCTGCCTGCTGCGCCTCTATCCGGGTGAAGGGCACGGCTTCAAGAAGAACGAGACCTGGCAAGACTACTACCGCAGCGCCCTCGATTTCCTGCGCCGCCACCTGGTCTTCAGCGCACCCTGAACAATCCTCTGCCCACAGAAAGGCCCGAGAAAGCGCCGTGAACGCCGACGTCGTCATCGTGGGAGCCGGATTCGCCGGAGCCGCCACCGCTTACCACCTGAGCCGGCCCGGTTCCGCCTCCATCCTCATGTTGGAGCGGGAACAAGCCCCTGGCCTGCACTCCTCGGGCCGCAACGCCTCGCTGCTTCTTCAGAGCGGTAGCAATGCCCTGGTCCGCCGGCTTACCGTCCTCAGCCTGAAGCACTACCAGGAAAGGGCCGAACGCCTGGGATTCCGCGAGAGCGGTTCCATCCAAACCGGTTCGCGAGCGACCCTCCAAGCTCTGCTGGGCGATGAGGGCATCGAGTCCTGCTGGATCTCGCCGCAAGAAGCCGTCAAACAGGTGCCGCAACTCGAAGGGTCTGCTTTCCAGCAGGCGCTTCTCACGCCCGGAGACGGTGTCATGGACATCGCCCGGCTGATGGACTTCTACCTTTCGGGGGCTCGCCAGCGGGGGGCGCGGCTGCTGACTTCGGCGCCGGTGACGGAGATCTCGGGCCGGGGTCCGTTCCGAATCCGGGCGGGATGTCACTTCATCGAAGCCGCCCGCATCGTCGACGCTGCCGGGGCCTGGGCGTCGCACATCGCTTCTCTGGCGGGACTTCCCGTTCCGGCGCTGACTCCCAAGAAGCGCCATCTCTTCCACCTGGAAGCCGGCAACGTCTCTGCCCGCCAGCCTTTTCTATGGGACCAGGAGAGGGATTTCTACTTTCGTCCTCAGGGAAACGGGCTCCTCTTCAGCCTATGTGACGAAGAAGCCGACTCATCGCTCGATACTACGCCCTCGCCGCACATCGAAGAGCGTTTGCAACAGCATCTCAAGAGCCATCTGCCCTCGTTGAGCGGACGTCCGCCCAGCGCCATCAGGGCCTGCTTTCGCACTCATTCCGCTGACGGGGAACCGCTCATCGGCGCCCACCCGCAGTGTGCTGATTTCCTCTGGGTGGCCGCCCTGGGCGGATTCGGAATGGGAGCCAGTTGGGAAATCGGGAGGAGAGCTGCACAGGCCTTGCTCGGTGGGTGATCGGCGCCGCTCGAAGCCCTGGGGAAAAGAAAGAAACAAAAAAGGGCCGGCATCACCGAGCCGGCCCCTCGCTCCTGGGAACTCTTTGGCGCCTTCAAAGGCGCCGGGGCGAGTCGATCCCTTAGTTGCTCTTTGCGCTAGCCCGGTCGACCATGCGCACCAAAGTGGCGATCTGCTTCTGCAGCGCCTTGGAGAATTCCTCTACCTGACGGGCATAGGCCTGGATGACATCCAGCTCGACGGCGGGAACGTTACCTTCGGCCAGGGCTTCAGCGACAGGTGTAGGAGCAGCGGCTTCGCCGGATTCGGACGCGGCCTCGGCCGGCTTCTCCTCTTGGCCCTCGTAACGGGCAACCAGGTCACGACCCTGCCGATTGAACTCGACGTCCGGTCCCTTGGCCAAAATGTCCAACTGGCGCTTGGCCAGATTCTTGTCGCTGGGTGTATTGCGGATGCCGATGCTGGCCCCGTATTGGCGGACTAGGCTCGTCAAGGTGATTTCCTTCTCGCGTTTGACGATCTTGAGGATCTTATTGCGCAACTTCTCGATTTCAGCAGCCTTGCGGCGTGTCCGTTTCTTCTGCATATCTGCCTACCTTTCAGGCTATGTTCGAATCATTGATAAGATGTTAACCCTTGCCCCGAAGTGCTTCATTATGCCCAAATTCCAGCCTTTAAGCAAACGATAAGCTGAATGAAGGAGCAAAAAGTCTAGGAAGACGTCAATTGTCCACTTTTTCTACAGCCAACCAACCTCAATACAGTTTGCAAGTTTCTCAGAATGCAGCAGTTTCAAGACGATGTGAGCATGTTCTTGTGCGTTTGCCGAAGGCCTTTTTCGGCGCCTATCGCTCCCAGGGCAGAGGCACACGACAGGCTTTGTGTTACAGTTTCCTCTCCGCCGCCCTAGACAGGCGGCGGAACATCGCGTCTAGTGAAAAGATGAGCAGAGAATTGAAATAAAGGACAGGTTGAAATGACAGACAGCAAAAAGCTTTCCGACTCCGAAATCCAAGAGCAGCTTTCCTCTTTGGACGGATGGACGATCGATCAGGGTAAACTCTTCCGCGAGTTCAAGTTCGCCAACTTCGTGCAGGCCTTCGGCTTCATGTCTCAAGTGGCCCTGTTGGCGGAATCACTCAACCATCACCCGGAACTGTTCAACGTCTACAATACCGTCAGGATCCACCTCTCCACTCATGATGCCGGCGGCATCACCTCCAAAGACACGGCGTTGGCCAGCAAGATCAACGTAGCGGCCTAGGGCCGCGGACTTGCCCCTTCTGGAGCGCGGCGCGGGGATTCCCCGCGCCGCGATTGAACAGTCCTCAGCGGGGATTGGAGTTCTTGAGATACTTTAAGAACTCGCTGTCGCTGGTCATGATCAAGAAGGTGTCTGACCCCGCTGTTTTCTCATACATCTCCATGCTCTTGAGAAAAGCATAAAAGCCCTGATCGCGGTTGTAGGCCTCGGCGTAGATCGAGGTGGCCTCGGCGTCGGCCTTTCCCTGGATCTCCTGCGCTTCGCGATAGGCCTGGGAACGGATCTTCTGCAGCTCGCGCTCCCTTTCGCCGCGGATGCGGGCCGCCTCGCCCTCACCTTCGGAAAGGTACTCGGCGGCAACCCGCTCGCGCTCTGCGATCATGCGCTCGAAGACGTCCTGTTGCACCTCTTCAACGTAGTTGATGCGCTTGAACCGCAGGTCGAGCAACTCGATGCCCAGATCCTGGGCCCGGGCCTGAGCATTGGACAGCACTTCGCGGGTGATGTCGTTGCGTCCCCGCTTGATCTCTTCCAGGATGGCCGATTCCCCTTCCGAATCGACCAGGATCTCGTCGGGCGGGCGATTGCTGCTGCGCACCACTTCCACCAAATCATGGCGGGCGATGGCACTGCGGGTTTCGCCGTCCAGTATGTCGTCGAGACGGGATTGAGCGCCGCGTTCGTCGCGCAGGCGCTGAAAAAAGCGCAAGGGATCGGCAATGCGCCAACGCGCGTAGGTGTCGACCCAGATAAAGCGTTTGTCGCGGGTGGGGATCTGGTTGGGGTCGCCGTCCCATTCCAGAAAGCGCTTGTCGAAAAAGTTGGCTTTCTGGATGATGGGCAGCTTGAAATGCAGTCCGGGCTCGGCGACAGGGTCACCGACCGGATCGCCGAACTGGGTGATGATGACCTGCTCGACCTCGCTGACGACAAAGACGCCGTCCCAGAGCACGAAGGCCAGCAGCAGCGCGAGAATGGCGATAACAATGGCTGAAATTTTCATGGCTATTGTCCTCCCCCTCCGCCCGATCCTGACGAGGGCTGAGAGCCGGGATTGGTGACCTTCTTGAGGGTGTCGATGGGCAGGAGCGGCAAAACCCCGTCCGCCTCGCTGTCGATCAGCAGCTTGCCGCCGTAGAGGGGCAGCACCCTTTCAATCGTCTCCAGGTACATGCGCTGACGGGTGACCTGGGGGGCCCTTCGGTACTCGGCCACCAGGTCCTTGAACCGCTGAGCGTCTCCTTGGGCCCGGTTGACCCGGTCAATGGCATAACCCTGGGCCTGAAGAATCACTTGCTGGGCCTCGCCGCTGGCGCGCGGGATGACCTGGTTGAATTCGGTCTGGGCCTGATTGATCAGGCGGTCACGCTGTTGCTGGGCCTGGTTGACCTGGTCCCAGGAGGGCTTGACCGGATCAGGCGGGTTGACGTCTTGAAGAACCACCTGGTCCATGATGATCCCGGTTTCGTATTGGTCGCACAGCTCTTGCAGGCGCTCTTTCACGGCCAGTTCGATTTCCTGCCGGCCAACGGTCAGCACCTCGGTCACCGTGCGGTCCCCGACCACGCTGCGCATCACAGCCTCGTTCATGGCCCGGAAGGTGTCGGTCAGGCCGCGCACCTTGAAGAGATACTTGTAGGAATCGGCTACCCGATACTGAACAATCCACTCCACCACGGCGACGTTGAGGTCGCCGGTCAGCATGAGCGACTCATCATCGACAGCCCGATAGCGCGAGCGCACGTCGGCTTCCACGGTGCGAAAGCCGAATTCCTCTTTGAGCTGGCGCTGCACGGGAACCAAGTAGACTTCTTCCACCAAGGGAATCTTGAAGTGCAGCCCCGGCGGTGTGGTCCGATTAAACTCTCCGAAGCGGAGGACAACGCCCTCCTGCTCGGGCTCGACCTGATAAAAGCTGCTGAAAGCCAGCAGCAACAATACGATCGCCAAGATTCCCAACCCGATCATCTTTGTCGGTATTTTTGGAGTCTTCATCTTGGAGATGTCGAACACATTTTCATCCATGTTAATTCTCCCGCGCCCAGCATAGCAGAGCTTCTCTACAGGCGCGTTTTGGGCCAGGACCCTGTGAAGGCCGTCCGGCGTCTATTGAAAACGCGCCGGAGGCGGTCCCTATTCAATCCCGGTTGCAGCGGACAAAAAAAGCCGGGGCGTCCGAGACGCCCCGGCCACGCGGTTTTTATACCGGCACAGGTGCTCAGTTCTTGACGATATCGCCAACCTTGACGCCGCTCCCCGAAACCAGGGTCGCCAGGGACGACTCGGCGTCAGCCTGGGTGACCCGGCAAGTTCCCACCTGTTCGGTGATCTCTCGCAGGACTTCGCCGGTAGTGGGGTGCTTGACCACCCTCACGACGCGCAAGACTTGCAGTTCGTCGCCCGCCGAGAGGCCGTGGGAAGCCCCGACCGTAAGAATCAGGATTCCGTCGGTAGCGTCAGCCACCAGACCCTTGACTTCGCGCTTGGGAGCGCTGGGAACGCGGTCGGCTTTGCCGATCAGGCCTTGGGCCACTTCCTTGAC from Acidobacteriota bacterium encodes the following:
- the sucC gene encoding ADP-forming succinate--CoA ligase subunit beta — translated: MKIHEYQAKEILREYGVKVPRGRVTDNAAEAYEIAREFGGTVAVKAQIHAGGRGKGGGVKIARSPSQAEEAARQILGMNLVTHQTGPEGSLVRKVLIEEGLEIQKEFYLGITLDRSRRCPALMGSSEGGVEIEKVAAESPDKILKEFIDPGLGLRPFQSNHIAFGLGLQGKTVRRASQFMDSLFKAYMETDASLAEINPLVVTGDGEVYALDAKMNFDDNALFRHPPIRAYRDFSEEEPLEIQASRFGLSYIKLDGNVACMVNGAGLAMATMDIIKLHGGNPANFLDVGGGASEEAITNAFRILVSDEAVQAVLINIFGGIMRCDVVAKGVVNAAREIGVELPIVVRLEGTNVKQGRQILEDSDLSFAVADGMGDAAEKVVRLAGQAA
- the hflC gene encoding protease modulator HflC, with product MKISAIVIAILALLLAFVLWDGVFVVSEVEQVIITQFGDPVGDPVAEPGLHFKLPIIQKANFFDKRFLEWDGDPNQIPTRDKRFIWVDTYARWRIADPLRFFQRLRDERGAQSRLDDILDGETRSAIARHDLVEVVRSSNRPPDEILVDSEGESAILEEIKRGRNDITREVLSNAQARAQDLGIELLDLRFKRINYVEEVQQDVFERMIAERERVAAEYLSEGEGEAARIRGERERELQKIRSQAYREAQEIQGKADAEATSIYAEAYNRDQGFYAFLKSMEMYEKTAGSDTFLIMTSDSEFLKYLKNSNPR
- a CDS encoding FAD-dependent oxidoreductase; translation: MNADVVIVGAGFAGAATAYHLSRPGSASILMLEREQAPGLHSSGRNASLLLQSGSNALVRRLTVLSLKHYQERAERLGFRESGSIQTGSRATLQALLGDEGIESCWISPQEAVKQVPQLEGSAFQQALLTPGDGVMDIARLMDFYLSGARQRGARLLTSAPVTEISGRGPFRIRAGCHFIEAARIVDAAGAWASHIASLAGLPVPALTPKKRHLFHLEAGNVSARQPFLWDQERDFYFRPQGNGLLFSLCDEEADSSLDTTPSPHIEERLQQHLKSHLPSLSGRPPSAIRACFRTHSADGEPLIGAHPQCADFLWVAALGGFGMGASWEIGRRAAQALLGG
- the hflK gene encoding FtsH protease activity modulator HflK, with translation MDENVFDISKMKTPKIPTKMIGLGILAIVLLLLAFSSFYQVEPEQEGVVLRFGEFNRTTPPGLHFKIPLVEEVYLVPVQRQLKEEFGFRTVEADVRSRYRAVDDESLMLTGDLNVAVVEWIVQYRVADSYKYLFKVRGLTDTFRAMNEAVMRSVVGDRTVTEVLTVGRQEIELAVKERLQELCDQYETGIIMDQVVLQDVNPPDPVKPSWDQVNQAQQQRDRLINQAQTEFNQVIPRASGEAQQVILQAQGYAIDRVNRAQGDAQRFKDLVAEYRRAPQVTRQRMYLETIERVLPLYGGKLLIDSEADGVLPLLPIDTLKKVTNPGSQPSSGSGGGGGQ
- a CDS encoding prolyl oligopeptidase family serine peptidase, producing the protein MQYGTWKSPLGVRQMSESVRLKDVQWDGSGQTLVWLEEDSGRSSLMTFDPDGGGPRRLNIMPVKANVGYGGGDFSVRGRHVYFCSQGRIWRQSLDEQAPPTALTPPWGQVAAPAASYDGRWVAYVHSCDEVDVLAAVDSRGSRWPLKVAQGRDFYLQPTWHPQERRLAWVGWDHPNMPWDGSGLYCARVLHEDSGIRLDEERLLRGDPRGNIALSQPLFSPDGRHLCFLSDETGWTVPWMLELESGACRPLLEENADFGPPSWIHGMRSMAFSRDGHHLYLVRSQDASCSLQSLDVQSGRLETVSSVTDRAISQIDCGEQGRLAWIGSSPQRPQRIATRRGDRVQSWRHSRPQSLPTAYLSHPNPLRIEAPHHDPRVPDWTQALYYPPTHPDESSQGRPPAIIHFHGGPTSQSASEFDAEVHFYTSRGFAYVELNYRGSSGFGRNYADALKGRWGELELEDAAALADYLAENGLAHPRRLALSGGSAGGFSALLTMARHPGRFRAALCRYPVTDLFALASQTHKFERHYTDSLVGRLPEDALLFQQRSPLLLASRIEDPVALFQGDEDQVVPRSQAESLAETLREQGVPCLLRLYPGEGHGFKKNETWQDYYRSALDFLRRHLVFSAP
- a CDS encoding 4a-hydroxytetrahydrobiopterin dehydratase, giving the protein MTDSKKLSDSEIQEQLSSLDGWTIDQGKLFREFKFANFVQAFGFMSQVALLAESLNHHPELFNVYNTVRIHLSTHDAGGITSKDTALASKINVAA
- the ndk gene encoding nucleoside-diphosphate kinase; the protein is MSQTTLGIVKPDAVAKGNIGNILKIIEDNDLQIAAMKMVRMSKSEAEGFYYVHRQRPFFGSLTGFMSEGPVVLLALRGQDAIARWRQLMGATNPEDAEEGTIRKLYAESIERNSVHGSDSPESAAFELRYFFNGLELQI
- the sucD gene encoding succinate--CoA ligase subunit alpha; the encoded protein is MSIWVDKDTKLMVQGLTGREGSFHAAQCRQYGTQVVAGVTPGKGGQDHEGIPVFNTVAEAKEATQANVSVIFVPPPFAGDAILEAVEADLDLVVCITEGIPVRDMLEVAHYQKGRRTRLIGPNCPGIITPGECKIGIMPGHIHKPGRVGIISRSGTLTYEAVGQLTGKDIGQSTCVGIGGDPIIGTGFIDCLRAFQSDPDTDAVVMIGEIGGSAEEEASEYIQAQMSKPVVGFIAGQTAPPGRRMGHAGAIISGGEGTAESKMKKMKSCGVQVVKSPADIGSAIQEVLAARS